The Neoarius graeffei isolate fNeoGra1 chromosome 25, fNeoGra1.pri, whole genome shotgun sequence genome includes a region encoding these proteins:
- the c25h5orf63 gene encoding glutaredoxin-like protein C5orf63 homolog, producing MLALLQKLRRHIKTPSHFIRTFCSQRSLPILTLFTKDPCPLCEEAKEMLEPYKDRFVLQEVDITLPENSVWYDRYKYDIPVFHLNGQFLMMHRVNTAVLEKQLAKSDNEPV from the exons ATGCTCGCACTACTTCAAAAACTACGTCGCCACATAAAGACTCCCTCTCATTTCATCCGGACGTTCTGTTCACAGAGGTCTTTACCTATTTTAACTCTCTTCACAAAG GATCCATGTCCCCTGTGTGAGGAAGCAAAAGAAATGCTTGAACCATATAAAGATAGG TTTGTATTGCAGGAGGTGGACATTACTCTTCCTGAGAACAGTGTGTGGTATGACAGATACAAGTACGACATCCCAGTGTTTCATCTGAATGGACAGTTTTTGATGATGCATCGTGTAAACACAGCAGTCCTGGAAAAACAGCTGGCCAAATCAGACAACGAACCAGTTTAA